The sequence CGATGAGCCATGCCAGATCGGCAAGGGAACGAAGATCTGGCACTTCAGCCACGTGATGTCGGGTGCCGAGATCGGCGAGGGCTGCAACATCGGCCAGAACGTCGTCGTGAGCCCCGGCGTGCGCATCGGCAACAACGTCAAGATCCAGAACAACGTCTCGGTCTACACGGGCGTGATCCTCGAAGACGACGTCTTCTGCGGCCCGTCGATGGTGTTCACGAACGTCGCCACGCCCCGCTCCCACGTCAAGCGGAACGACCCGGCCAAGGACTACCTGCCGACCCTGGTCAAGCGCGGGGCTTCGCTCGGTGCCAACTGCACCGTGGTGTGCGGCAACACGATCGGCGAGTACGCCTTCGTGGGCGCCGGAGCCGTCGTCACCCGCGACGTGCCGGCCCACGCCGTCGTCTACGGCAATCCCGCCCGCATTCGCGCCTGGGCCTGCAGGTGTGGCGTGCGCCTGGAGGGTGGCGCCGACGAGAGGCTTCCCGACCAGGAGGATGCCTCGGCCGAGACTGCGCCCGGGAGCGCCGGCGTCTCGCCGGCTGCCACGGGCCAGCGCCTGATCTGCCCGGAATGTCACGCGCGCTATCGCCTGGGCGGCGAGC comes from Candidatus Tanganyikabacteria bacterium and encodes:
- a CDS encoding N-acetyltransferase, which encodes MAADPTTRPYFVHDSSYVDEPCQIGKGTKIWHFSHVMSGAEIGEGCNIGQNVVVSPGVRIGNNVKIQNNVSVYTGVILEDDVFCGPSMVFTNVATPRSHVKRNDPAKDYLPTLVKRGASLGANCTVVCGNTIGEYAFVGAGAVVTRDVPAHAVVYGNPARIRAWACRCGVRLEGGADERLPDQEDASAETAPGSAGVSPAATGQRLICPECHARYRLGGERLEVASE